One region of Flavobacterium sp. GSB-24 genomic DNA includes:
- the serB gene encoding phosphoserine phosphatase SerB: MAIEDKEIILLKVSGHDKIGVTAGLTAVLAAYDANILDIGQADIHDTLSLGILFEIEAGSSSAPVLKDLLFKAYELEIKVKFIPISIEDYEKWVKSQSKQRYIINILGEKLAASQLAAVTKIMSDQNLNIDSIIRLTGRTSIVEKEEYPRSCIQLSVTGEIVNKIIMTASFMEISRTLNVDISFQEDNIYRRNRRLVCFDMDSTLIQTEVIDELAELNGVGDQVRAITESAMNGEIDFNESFKQRMALLEGLSEEVLQNVAINLPITQGAHRLMKALKYYGYKTAILSGGFTYFGEYLQKELGIDYVHANQLEIKDGKLTGKYIGDIVDGQKKAEFLKAIAEKEGIHINQTIAVGDGANDLPMLNLAGLGIAFHAKPKVKESASTSISSLGLDGVLYLLGYHDRYIDMM; the protein is encoded by the coding sequence ATGGCGATAGAAGATAAAGAGATAATTTTATTAAAAGTTTCAGGGCACGATAAAATTGGAGTTACAGCAGGTTTAACAGCTGTATTGGCTGCGTACGATGCTAATATTTTAGATATTGGACAAGCTGATATTCATGATACGCTGTCACTTGGAATTTTATTCGAGATTGAAGCAGGGTCTTCTTCTGCGCCAGTTTTAAAAGATCTTTTGTTTAAAGCCTATGAACTAGAAATTAAAGTGAAATTTATTCCGATTTCTATTGAAGATTACGAAAAGTGGGTAAAATCACAATCTAAACAGCGATATATCATCAATATTTTGGGCGAAAAACTGGCCGCTTCACAATTGGCAGCAGTGACCAAAATAATGTCAGATCAAAACCTGAATATCGATTCTATCATTCGATTAACAGGAAGAACTTCTATTGTTGAAAAAGAAGAGTATCCGCGTTCTTGTATTCAATTGTCTGTAACAGGCGAAATCGTAAACAAAATTATTATGACGGCAAGTTTTATGGAAATTTCCAGAACACTTAATGTTGACATTTCTTTTCAAGAAGATAATATCTATAGAAGAAACCGCCGTTTAGTATGCTTCGATATGGACTCAACGCTTATTCAAACAGAAGTAATCGACGAGCTTGCAGAACTTAATGGAGTAGGAGATCAAGTAAGAGCTATTACAGAATCGGCTATGAATGGAGAGATTGATTTTAACGAAAGTTTCAAGCAGCGTATGGCTTTACTTGAGGGTTTAAGCGAAGAAGTGCTGCAAAATGTTGCCATTAATTTACCAATAACACAAGGAGCACATCGTTTGATGAAAGCCTTAAAATATTACGGTTATAAAACTGCAATACTTTCTGGGGGATTCACCTATTTCGGAGAATACCTGCAAAAAGAATTAGGAATAGATTATGTTCACGCCAATCAGTTAGAAATAAAAGACGGAAAACTTACGGGTAAATATATAGGTGATATTGTAGACGGTCAGAAAAAAGCAGAATTCTTAAAAGCAATTGCTGAGAAAGAAGGAATTCACATTAATCAAACCATCGCAGTTGGAGACGGAGCAAACGATTTACCAATGCTAAATTTAGCGGGTCTGGGAATTGCTTTCCACGCCAAACCAAAAGTAAAAGAAAGCGCTTCAACTTCAATTTCAAGTTTAGGTCTTGATGGAGTTTTATATCTTTTAGGTTACCACGACAGATATATTGATATGATGTAA
- a CDS encoding DUF2797 domain-containing protein, translated as MQYQGVLTKMQTELGSPIQYYLVFEDSFLNVNQLLDKEIEISFLGYQCLNCSKKKKIYRQGFCYDCFYSSPAVGDWIMRPELSTAHLGIADRDLDYESKAQLQPHIVYLAAACEIKVGVTRKTQVPTRWIDQGASQAIAVVEVPNRYLAGITEVALKNHYTDKTNWRKMLQNSTETFDLIAEKVKIESLIPAEVKDYFYSQKDDLYDLQYPVLIYPAKVNSLNLDKMPSFQGKLVGIKGQYLIFENGTVFNVRGSEGYVVSIDV; from the coding sequence ATGCAATATCAAGGTGTCCTGACAAAAATGCAAACCGAACTTGGAAGTCCAATTCAATATTATTTGGTCTTCGAAGACAGTTTTCTAAATGTTAATCAATTATTGGATAAAGAAATCGAAATTAGCTTTTTGGGCTACCAGTGTTTAAATTGCAGTAAAAAGAAGAAAATTTACCGTCAAGGTTTTTGTTACGACTGTTTTTATTCTAGTCCGGCAGTTGGTGACTGGATTATGAGACCAGAATTAAGTACAGCACATTTAGGAATTGCAGACCGTGATTTAGATTATGAATCAAAAGCACAATTACAGCCGCATATCGTGTATTTAGCCGCTGCTTGCGAAATAAAGGTAGGAGTAACTCGTAAAACTCAAGTCCCAACTCGTTGGATCGATCAAGGTGCATCTCAGGCAATTGCAGTTGTTGAGGTTCCAAATAGATATCTAGCAGGAATTACAGAGGTTGCTTTAAAAAACCATTACACGGACAAAACCAATTGGAGAAAAATGCTTCAAAATTCTACCGAAACTTTTGATTTAATTGCAGAAAAAGTGAAAATTGAAAGTTTAATTCCAGCTGAGGTTAAAGATTATTTTTATTCTCAAAAAGATGATTTGTACGATTTACAATATCCTGTTTTGATTTATCCTGCAAAAGTAAATAGCTTAAATCTGGATAAAATGCCTTCGTTTCAAGGAAAATTAGTTGGAATAAAAGGACAATATTTAATTTTTGAAAACGGAACTGTTTTTAATGTTCGTGGTTCCGAAGGCTATGTTGTAAGTATAGACGTCTAG
- a CDS encoding GH3 auxin-responsive promoter family protein, whose protein sequence is MPLSIINSFASWVLKQRIHQIELFLKYPNEVQEELLHNLLTASENTVIGKQYEFSTIKSYQTFAERVPIASYEELQPLIERTRQGEQGVFWETPIKWFAKSSGTTNAKSKFIPVSNEALEDCHYKGSKDLLCLYLNNNEDSELFLGKSLRLGGSSQIYENNNTFFGDLSAILIENMPIWAEFSSTPSSKTSLMSEWETKIAAIINETKNENVTSFAGVPSWMLVLMNKVLENTGKQSLLELWPNLEVYFHGGVSFSPYKEQYKKLLPSKDFRYYEIYNASEGFFAIQDLNNSSDLLLMLDYGIFYEFIPMDTFGTSNQKVIRLVDVELNKNYAIVITTNSGLWRYLIGDTVRFTSLNPYRIRVTGRTKHHINVFGEELMVENTDQAIAKACQITQTEVIDYTVAPIFMQDKEKGAHEWMIEFKKRPADVGLFQKVLDETLQTLNSDYEAKRYNNMTLNPLVINVARENLFYDWLKERDKLGGQHKIPRLSNQRDYLEQLKEMQSIKV, encoded by the coding sequence ATGCCTCTATCTATAATCAATTCGTTTGCATCATGGGTCCTTAAACAACGGATTCACCAAATAGAACTTTTTTTAAAATACCCAAATGAAGTTCAAGAAGAACTATTGCACAACTTATTGACGGCATCTGAAAATACTGTTATTGGAAAACAATATGAATTTTCGACAATAAAATCTTATCAAACTTTTGCAGAAAGAGTTCCTATTGCAAGTTATGAGGAATTACAGCCTTTAATTGAACGTACACGTCAGGGTGAACAAGGCGTTTTCTGGGAAACTCCAATTAAATGGTTTGCCAAATCGAGCGGTACTACAAACGCAAAAAGTAAATTTATTCCTGTAAGTAATGAAGCACTAGAAGATTGCCACTACAAAGGCAGTAAAGATCTTTTATGCCTGTATTTGAATAACAATGAAGATTCTGAACTTTTTTTAGGAAAAAGTCTTCGCTTAGGCGGAAGTTCTCAGATTTACGAAAACAACAACACCTTCTTTGGCGATTTGTCTGCAATTTTAATTGAGAACATGCCAATTTGGGCTGAATTCAGCAGTACACCAAGCAGTAAAACTTCGTTAATGAGTGAATGGGAAACAAAAATCGCTGCAATTATTAATGAAACCAAAAATGAAAATGTTACCAGTTTTGCGGGAGTTCCTTCCTGGATGTTGGTTTTAATGAATAAGGTTTTAGAAAATACTGGTAAACAAAGTTTATTAGAGCTTTGGCCAAATCTTGAAGTTTATTTTCACGGCGGAGTGAGTTTCTCTCCCTATAAAGAACAATACAAAAAATTGCTACCTAGCAAAGATTTTAGATATTACGAAATTTACAATGCCTCTGAAGGCTTTTTTGCGATTCAGGATTTGAACAATTCGAGTGATTTATTATTGATGCTTGATTACGGGATTTTCTATGAATTTATTCCGATGGACACTTTTGGAACTTCGAATCAAAAAGTAATTCGTTTGGTCGATGTCGAATTGAATAAAAACTATGCTATTGTAATTACTACAAATTCTGGTTTGTGGCGTTACTTAATTGGCGATACAGTTCGTTTTACATCATTAAATCCATATCGTATAAGAGTTACTGGAAGAACGAAACATCATATTAATGTTTTTGGTGAAGAATTAATGGTTGAAAATACCGATCAAGCCATTGCAAAAGCCTGCCAGATTACACAAACCGAAGTGATTGATTATACTGTTGCTCCTATTTTTATGCAGGACAAAGAAAAAGGCGCACACGAATGGATGATTGAATTTAAGAAAAGACCTGCTGATGTTGGCCTTTTCCAAAAAGTCCTAGACGAAACTTTACAAACTTTAAATTCAGATTACGAAGCTAAACGCTACAATAATATGACTTTAAACCCTTTAGTAATTAATGTAGCTCGTGAAAATCTATTTTATGATTGGCTGAAGGAAAGAGACAAATTAGGCGGACAGCATAAAATTCCAAGACTTTCGAACCAAAGAGATTATTTGGAGCAGTTGAAGGAGATGCAGTCTATTAAAGTTTAA
- a CDS encoding VOC family protein, producing the protein MAAINPYLMFNGTCEEAFLFYKSVFGGEFPYIGKYKDAPAEEGEQLSEEALNRIMHVSLPIGNTILMGSDSHPRYGDVGFGDNFSISINVESTEEADRIFNGLSAGGKVEMPMNKTFWGAYFGMFKDKFGVNWMVNFDENQPNK; encoded by the coding sequence ATGGCAGCAATAAATCCTTATTTAATGTTTAATGGAACTTGCGAAGAAGCATTTCTATTTTATAAATCAGTTTTCGGCGGCGAATTTCCGTACATCGGAAAATATAAAGACGCACCAGCAGAAGAAGGCGAGCAACTCTCTGAGGAAGCTCTAAATAGAATTATGCACGTTTCACTCCCAATTGGGAATACGATTTTAATGGGAAGTGACAGTCATCCAAGATATGGGGATGTTGGTTTTGGTGATAATTTCTCCATTTCGATTAATGTAGAAAGCACAGAAGAAGCAGATAGAATTTTTAACGGACTTTCGGCAGGAGGAAAAGTAGAAATGCCTATGAACAAAACCTTCTGGGGTGCATATTTTGGAATGTTCAAAGATAAATTCGGTGTGAACTGGATGGTAAATTTTGATGAAAATCAGCCGAATAAATAA